In the genome of bacterium, the window TCCACGGTTCGGGCCAGGGAGTGTTGCCATCGAAACCCGGCGTGCCGTCCTCGGAGTACGGGTACCGGCTCTCGAGCGTACCGGGGAAGAAGAGATGGTCCGAGAGCATCACGCCATGAAAGCCGGCCTCTTCGGCGGCCTGGGCCAGCGGGATCAGCTGATCCGGTTCAGTGAAGGAGAGAACCTGCCAGAACTTCATGACAATCCTCTTCCTACGCAGGCACGAAGCGACTGATCGTCTCAACGACGCAACCGGGACGCTCGCTGCCTTCGATCTCCATGGTGACCTTCACGGTCGCCTGGACTGCGCTTCCCTTGACCTCTTCGGCCTTCACCAACTCTCCGACTGCGCGGAGACGCGAGCCCACGGGAACGGGAGCCGGGAAGCGCACCTTCTCCGTGCCGTAGTTCACGCCCATGGAGATGTTCTTCACGACGATGATCTGGGGAAGAAGCGCGTTGACCAGCGAGAGTGTCAGATAGCCGTGGGCAATCGTGGCCCCGAACGGACCCGCCTTGGCGCGCTCGGCATCCACATGAATCCATTGATGATCCCCCGTGGCTTCTGCGAACTGATCGATCCGCTCCTGATCGATCGACAGCCACTCGCTCGCACCGAGGCTCTTGCCGACGGCGGAGAGAAGATCCTTCGGACTCTCGAAAATGGTGGGCATCAGGTCTCCTGCCGTCAGGCGTGTTGGCTCGAAACGGGAACGACTTCGCCGGTCATGTAGGAGGCATAGTCGCTGGCGAGGAAGATCATGACGTTGGCGACTTCGAAAGGTTCGGCGGCCCGGCCGAAGGCCTCCTTTGCGATGAGCTCATCGAGCAGCCCCTCGGGCGTGACCTTCGAAAGGAACTCATGCATCGCCAGACTGGGGGCGACGGCGTTCACCCGCACGCCACCCTCGGCCGCCTCCATCGCCACGCAGCGCGTGAAAGCCATGACACCCGCCTTGGCGGCGGCATAATGACTCTGTCCCGGCTGAGCCCGCCAACCGAGCACCGAAGCATTGTTCACGATCGCGCCACTGCCGCGCTCGAGCATATGCGGCAACACGGCGCGGGTCATCCGGAAGGTGCCGTTCAGGGTCACATCGAGCACCTTGTTCCATTGCTCATCCGTCAGATCGACGACGTGACCGAAGCCGCCGAGGCCCGCATTGTTGATCAAGACGTCGAGATGGCCGAGCCCGGTCAACGCGGCCTGGATCGCAGCCTGCACATCCTGCTCGGAAGTGACATCGCAAAGGGTGGTGCCGGGCTCCGTGCCGGTGAGCTTCTTCAGCTCTTGCGCTGCATCGGAGAGCCTTCGCTCGTGGATGTCGCTGATCATCACATGAGCGCCTTCCTCGATCGCGCGACGAGCCGCCCAGAATCCGATCCCCGTACCGGCAGCGGCCGTCACGAGCACGTTCTTGCCTTCGAGGAGGTTGCGACCCTTCGGGTAGGGAGGTGCAAGCTTGCTCATGCGGTCGGGCGAGGCTCCCGCGGGAGTCCGAGGGCGCGCTCCGCGATCTGATTTCGTTGCACCTGGTTGGTTCCGCCGTAGATGGTGTCGGAGCGCGTGAAGAGGAACATCTGCTGAAGCGGAGTCAACTCGTAGGGCGCGGCTTCCAGGATCTGACCGTCATCTCCGAGCACGTCCATCGCCAACTCGCCCAGCTTTCGATGCCAGGTAGCCCAGAACAACTTGGTCACCAGGCCGGCGGGCTCAGTGGTCGCATCCTTGGCCGAGAGGGTTCGGAGCGCGTTGTAGCGTTGCATCTCCAGCCCGATCCAAGCGTCTGCGATTCGTTGTCGGTAGATCGGATCGTTTGCCTTTCCGGAAGCCTTCGCCACTTCGATGATCTCGAGCAACTCGCTTCGAAAGAGCATTTGCTGACCGAGTGTCGAGACGCCGCGCTCGAAGGCGAGCGTGCCCATGGTCACTTTCCAACCGTCGCCGGGGCCCGCGATCAGATGGTCCTTGCCGGTACGCGCCTGGTTGTAGAAGACCTCGGCAAACTCGGATTCCCCGGTGATCTGCTCGATCGGACGGACTTCCACCGCGTCCTGAGCCATGGGAATCAGCAAGTAGGTGAGGCCTTTGTGGAGCTTCGAATCCGGATCGGTGCGGCATAACGTGAAGCACCAATCCGCAACGGACGCCCAGGATGTCCAGACCTTCTGGCCTTCGATGACCCACTCGTCGCCTTCGAGCCACGCCCGGGTCTGGACGTTCGCGACATCGCTCCCGGCGTTGGGCTCCGAGAAACCCTGACACCAGATTTCCTCGCCGGCGACGACAGGCGGCAGGAAGCGTTGCTTCTGCTCGGAGGTACCGAACGCGATGAGTGTCGGACCGAGCAGCGTCTCGCCCATGTGATTCAGACGCGTCGGCGCCCCGGCCCTCGCGTACTCCTCGTGGAAGATCACTTCCTGGGAGAGCGAGAGGCCGCGACCGCCGTACTCGGCCGGCCAGCCGACGCAGGTCCAACCCCCGGATGCGAGCTTTTTCTCCCAGGCGCGACGCTCCTCGAGATGGGACATCGCGTCTGCCTGGGCGGCTCCGTGGCCGCGCAAGACGCTGAATTCGCCGCTGAGGGCGGCGTCCATCCAGGAGGCCACCTCACGGCGGAAGGCCTCATCCTGCTCGGAGAACCGAACGTGCATCGTGTCCGGTATATTACAATACGGAACGTATCGTATGCAACTCGAGC includes:
- a CDS encoding MaoC family dehydratase, with amino-acid sequence MPTIFESPKDLLSAVGKSLGASEWLSIDQERIDQFAEATGDHQWIHVDAERAKAGPFGATIAHGYLTLSLVNALLPQIIVVKNISMGVNYGTEKVRFPAPVPVGSRLRAVGELVKAEEVKGSAVQATVKVTMEIEGSERPGCVVETISRFVPA
- a CDS encoding SDR family oxidoreductase → MSKLAPPYPKGRNLLEGKNVLVTAAAGTGIGFWAARRAIEEGAHVMISDIHERRLSDAAQELKKLTGTEPGTTLCDVTSEQDVQAAIQAALTGLGHLDVLINNAGLGGFGHVVDLTDEQWNKVLDVTLNGTFRMTRAVLPHMLERGSGAIVNNASVLGWRAQPGQSHYAAAKAGVMAFTRCVAMEAAEGGVRVNAVAPSLAMHEFLSKVTPEGLLDELIAKEAFGRAAEPFEVANVMIFLASDYASYMTGEVVPVSSQHA
- a CDS encoding acyl-CoA dehydrogenase, whose protein sequence is MHVRFSEQDEAFRREVASWMDAALSGEFSVLRGHGAAQADAMSHLEERRAWEKKLASGGWTCVGWPAEYGGRGLSLSQEVIFHEEYARAGAPTRLNHMGETLLGPTLIAFGTSEQKQRFLPPVVAGEEIWCQGFSEPNAGSDVANVQTRAWLEGDEWVIEGQKVWTSWASVADWCFTLCRTDPDSKLHKGLTYLLIPMAQDAVEVRPIEQITGESEFAEVFYNQARTGKDHLIAGPGDGWKVTMGTLAFERGVSTLGQQMLFRSELLEIIEVAKASGKANDPIYRQRIADAWIGLEMQRYNALRTLSAKDATTEPAGLVTKLFWATWHRKLGELAMDVLGDDGQILEAAPYELTPLQQMFLFTRSDTIYGGTNQVQRNQIAERALGLPREPRPTA